CGAAGCCCCCTTCTCGGTCGATGCCAACCTGCTGCACTCCTCCTCAGAGGGCAAAGTCCTGGAAGACCCGGCGGAAGCCGCGCCGGAATTTGTCCATATGCGCACCATCGCGCCGGAAGACGCGCCGGACGAGCCCGAGATCGTCACTATCGGCTTTGAAAAGGGCGATGCCTGCGCGATCAATGGCGAGGCGATGAGCCCGGCAACGATCCTGACCAAGCTGAACGAGCTTGGCCGCAAGCACGGCATTGGCCGCCTCGACCTTCTGGAAAATCGCTTTGTCGGCATGAAGTCGCGCGGCATTTATGAAACGCCCGGCGGCACTATCCTGCTCACCGCCCACCGCGGCATGGAGAGTATCACCATCGACCGCGGCGCCGGCCACCTTAAAGACGAGCTGATGCCGCGCTATGCAGAGCTCATCTATAATGGCTTCTGGTGGAGCCCAGAGCGCGAAATGCTGCAAGCGGCTATCGACCACTCGCAGCTTTATGTCACCGGCGAAGTGAAGGTGAAGCTCTACAAAGGCGGCGTCCACCTGGTCGGTCGCTCAAGCCCGTATTCCTTGTATCGCGAGGATATTGTGACGTTCGAGGATGATCACGGGGCATATGATCAGAAGGATGCGGAAGGCTTTATCAAGCTCAACGCGCTGCGGCTGCGAATCCTGGCCGGGCGGGACCGGAAGTTTGGGAAGAACTAGAGACTCTTCCTAAGTCGTCCTTCAAGCGCTCCCTCGGACTTGATCCGAGGGCCCAGCTCGTGAAGTTACGGCTGATAACGGGAGAGATCCCTGCGCTCCCGATCCGCGCGGCGCGCGCACGTGATGGATTGCCCAATCGAGTTGGGCAATCCGATCTGGTTAGATCTTTACGGTGAGCTGAATTGAGCTTGATTCCGCACCAATCTTCCCCTAAACGCCCTCCACCATGATGAATAGCACGCTCTTCTATTATTGTTGCACTTAGCAACCTAACCGCGCCCCACGTGAGGCGCGCACGAGAGCCCTATTCCCTTCAAACAGCATGACAGCACACCCGTTAGCGGGGCGTTTTCTCCACGCCGGATTGTAGACCCGGTCCCTTAAACAAGTGGAGTGGTCAGGTGAGAGGTTCGATTCCTCGACGCCCCACCAATCGAGGCGCAGATTGCGCCGATAGGCGCTTGGGTCATGCATTCCCATGGAACCCATTATGAAATATCTGCGTTTCCAGAGCCTGCAGCGCTGTTACCACTTACCAACCCGAGGCGGCATCTTTCGCACCGCCTATACGGTGCGCGACGCTGAGGACACGCGCGCCCATGATGCGGATGCGATCAATCATCATCTCGACTGGTTCGTGACACACCTCAAAATTCCACGCGAATCCGACTGGAATTATCGCGCCATCTTCTGGTTTAAGGACTCCGCACGCGAGCCCATCGACCATATCTGGGCGATGAAACATCTGCTGAAAGCAAACGGCTACTGGATTGATGTCGTGAAAACACAAAGGCCCGGAAGGATTATCTATGAAGATGACTGGCAAATCGCGGCCGTGCCCTGGCGCGATGCGCATTGAACACGCTAGTCCCACACGGTCTTCGCGGCGAGGTTGAGCCCCTCTCCCGATCGCGGGAGAGGGGTTGGGGTGAGGGCACCAATGTTTGCTTAGACGCGACTCCGTCACCCGCCGCACGCATCTTGCCCTCATCCCCGGCCCTTCTCCCGCGTCCGGGAGAAGGGGGCGCGAGGGGTGGATTCACGCCCTCAATCCCGCTTCAATCCCCGCCCCACGAAACCGTGTTAGACTCCACCTCATCTCCTCTTGATGAAAGGCTAGTCCGGAACGGCTGGATTAAAGGGGGGAGCGGTGGCCGCGTGGCTTGGCTTGGGGAGCTGTACCCCTTGCACGGTAACGCGCCGGGCTTCGAAGCCGGTCGCGCCAGCGATCATTTGATCCAGTGGATCAAATGAAGGCGCAGAAGGCCCCGGCAGGGGCATCTGCTTCCCATGCCTCCGCCTTCGCTACCGCTCAGGCCTGCTTCGGGGAAAAACATCCCCCGGATGTTTTTCTTACCCCTCCGCAGCCCCTGGCAGGCGCTTGGTCCAGGTGGCCAAGGTCTAACGTATGAAAGCATGTCACCGCGGGCGCGCTTGGTTCAGGCGCAGTATCGCCGTCTCGAGAGAGCGGCAGTTCCTCCGCGTTTGAAACAAGCGCGCCTCGCCTATCTATCAACTCAGGGGGAGCCCTCGTGAGGGGCTTTGGCGTGCCCTTCAAACATCGCGCGCCTCAGTTTCGACTGGCCTCCCGCTCCGGCCTGTGCCTAACGTGCGTGACTTAACTACTGGACCCCGCTCATGCTCAAGCTTGCCCGCCGCCTCGTCGTCTCTGCCCTGTTCGCCGCCACCGGCGCCAGCCTGTCGGTCGCGCAGGCGCCGGCCGCGCCGGCGGTCTCCACCGACCCGATCGCGTTCAATGCCAATGCGCCATTTGCGTCCGAGATCTACACCTTCTTCGTGCAGGACGAGCTGTTTCCGCCGACGGCGTGTCGGACCGTATTTACCGGCAGTTCCAGCATCCGCTTCTGGCTCAGCCTGGAGGAGGATTTTCCGGCCCTCGTCCCCTTGAATCGCGGCTTTGGCGGGTCGCAGATTACTGAAGTGATCGGCTATTTTGACATCCTGCTGAGCCGTCATCAGCCGCGCGAGATTATCTTCTATGCCGGAGAGAACGATCTCAATGCTGGCGCCAGCCCGTCCGAAGTCG
This DNA window, taken from Hyphomonas sp. Mor2, encodes the following:
- a CDS encoding GDSL-type esterase/lipase family protein, with protein sequence MLKLARRLVVSALFAATGASLSVAQAPAAPAVSTDPIAFNANAPFASEIYTFFVQDELFPPTACRTVFTGSSSIRFWLSLEEDFPALVPLNRGFGGSQITEVIGYFDILLSRHQPREIIFYAGENDLNAGASPSEVAARFEAFMGLKDQRLGDAPVYFLSVKPSYARLDELAAQAETNALIQAYAETRPDLIYIDIATPMMAGDVPKQIFISDQLHMNMQGYAIWTEALSDLLNDPDRPKRTGC
- a CDS encoding argininosuccinate synthase, with the protein product MSSAPKKVVLAYSGGLDTSIILKWLQTEFGAEVITFTADLGQGEEIEPARAKAIAAGVKPENVFIEDVREEFVRDFVFPMFRANAVYEGVYLLGTSIARPLIAKRQIEIADMMGADAVCHGATGKGNDQVRFELGYYGLNPDIKVIAPWRDWDFKSRTDLLKFAEEQGIEITKDKRGEAPFSVDANLLHSSSEGKVLEDPAEAAPEFVHMRTIAPEDAPDEPEIVTIGFEKGDACAINGEAMSPATILTKLNELGRKHGIGRLDLLENRFVGMKSRGIYETPGGTILLTAHRGMESITIDRGAGHLKDELMPRYAELIYNGFWWSPEREMLQAAIDHSQLYVTGEVKVKLYKGGVHLVGRSSPYSLYREDIVTFEDDHGAYDQKDAEGFIKLNALRLRILAGRDRKFGKN